The genomic window CTTCCGCCGGGTAGGTCAGGCTTTTCACCGGGTAGACCGAATAGTGGACGCCGTTGCTGTCGAAGGATCCCTCGTGTTCGATCCGCGCCTTCAGGATGGTTTCGAGATGGGACTTACGGGCGTACAGGATCTTCGCCTTCGCGGCGACCTCCTCCCGTTCCCGGGCGACGGCGTCGATGTCGGATTCGTCCCGGCAGAGAAAATCCACTTCGCCCAGCAGGGCGCGGTGAAAGGCGGGGCATTCGGACGACACGTCGCAGTAGACGCAGTTGGGTCCGAGGTTGGCGGGCCACTGCGTCGCGGATTCGATTTGCCTTCCCACGGTCTCGATGAAAGCCCGGGCGTCCTCAATCTGTTCGTCGGTGCGGGAGGTCTTGATTCGCACGCCGTGGCGAAGCATGTGGAATTCCAGTTCCACGTTCGGAAATTCCGGGAACAACTCCCTTGCGGCGAGTTGGTAGACGGACAGTTGCAGATCGGAGTCGACCTCCTCGCGGGAGAAGATGAGCCGGTTGGTCTTGTAATCGACGATCCGGATGGTGGAGTCGTCGACCCTGTCGATCCGATCGATGTATCCGAGAACCTCGAAGGAGCCGACCGGGATGCGGAATTTTTTCTCAACGGCCAGCAGGGTCGAGTGGTCGAACTCCGGATTCGCGGCCAGGTAGTTTCTGAGAATGGCTCGACCGTCCTCGAACAGCTTCGGATCGGTCAGCCCGGAGGATGCCCATTTTTCCT from Myxococcales bacterium includes these protein-coding regions:
- a CDS encoding PD-(D/E)XK nuclease family protein, with protein sequence MTAETVRGFKNEYLSYSRLSRYVECPMSFYRQYVLGEKTTPNDSLRFGSLMHETLEAFYKALAAEKYVGVMSKERALAVFEEKWASSGLTDPKLFEDGRAILRNYLAANPEFDHSTLLAVEKKFRIPVGSFEVLGYIDRIDRVDDSTIRIVDYKTNRLIFSREEVDSDLQLSVYQLAARELFPEFPNVELEFHMLRHGVRIKTSRTDEQIEDARAFIETVGRQIESATQWPANLGPNCVYCDVSSECPAFHRALLGEVDFLCRDESDIDAVAREREEVAAKAKILYARKSHLETILKARIEHEGSFDSNGVHYSVYPVKSLTYPAEETIVFLSENIGLSEGDLRSRLLAVDNKQLETVLKSIRKDMPAARFRLLQTELESLAEQSVSSRFSARKVKGASVSEVE